Proteins from a single region of Candidatus Poribacteria bacterium:
- a CDS encoding Gfo/Idh/MocA family oxidoreductase, translated as MTIRVGIVGTGGISRAHQRAYTQVGGFEIVAVCDIIKSKANEAADQWGVPRKNVFTSYNKMLEMDEIDTVSVCTYNQGHRRPTVAALNAGKHVFCEKPMAATLPDATAMVRAAKASGKILQIGIHSTFNPRLQFAKKVIDEGLLGDIYYSESAACRRRGNPARTFIYKKTAGAGAIVDIGVYNMHDSLYAMGYPKPVRVSAITEDYISQQDPQFRGIMDVEEFGVAWVRFEDGGVMVFKISWAIHQDSLGPSFCLGKEMGISLNGPVVYADTYTSELKKLVKSEGLTAEPNPPEGMTTIRFSGFPEVNVWQAQMTAFREAVKADAPSPIPPEGVLLTNVIMDGIFRSHEAGKEVAVSVPEI; from the coding sequence ATGACGATTCGAGTCGGTATTGTGGGTACGGGTGGTATTTCGCGTGCGCATCAGCGAGCTTACACACAAGTCGGCGGTTTCGAGATCGTCGCGGTGTGCGACATCATCAAAAGCAAGGCAAACGAAGCTGCCGACCAGTGGGGTGTCCCCAGAAAGAACGTCTTCACAAGTTACAACAAGATGCTTGAGATGGACGAAATCGACACGGTGAGTGTTTGCACCTACAACCAAGGACACAGGCGACCCACCGTCGCGGCACTAAACGCTGGCAAACATGTCTTCTGTGAGAAGCCGATGGCAGCGACGCTCCCCGATGCGACAGCGATGGTGCGGGCAGCGAAAGCGTCTGGCAAAATCTTGCAGATCGGTATCCACAGCACGTTTAATCCGAGACTCCAATTCGCTAAGAAAGTGATCGATGAAGGACTGCTTGGTGACATCTATTATTCTGAATCTGCAGCATGCAGGCGCCGCGGGAATCCAGCGCGCACGTTCATCTACAAGAAAACAGCAGGTGCCGGTGCGATCGTAGACATCGGTGTCTACAACATGCACGATTCACTGTATGCGATGGGGTATCCGAAACCGGTGCGTGTCTCTGCTATCACCGAGGATTACATCTCACAGCAAGATCCCCAATTTCGAGGGATTATGGATGTCGAAGAGTTTGGTGTCGCATGGGTGCGGTTTGAAGATGGTGGCGTGATGGTATTCAAAATCTCTTGGGCGATTCATCAGGATTCGCTCGGTCCCAGTTTCTGTCTCGGTAAAGAGATGGGTATCTCCTTAAATGGTCCAGTCGTCTATGCCGATACCTATACAAGTGAACTCAAGAAGCTGGTAAAATCGGAAGGATTGACAGCAGAACCGAACCCACCAGAGGGAATGACGACGATTCGGTTCTCCGGGTTTCCTGAGGTCAATGTCTGGCAAGCACAGATGACGGCATTCCGTGAGGCAGTTAAGGCGGACGCACCATCACCGATACCGCCAGAGGGTGTACTCCTCACAAATGTGATTATGGATGGCATTTTCCGATCACACGAGGCGGGGAAAGAGGTTGCGGTAAGCGTGCCGGAAATTTAG